From a single Carassius gibelio isolate Cgi1373 ecotype wild population from Czech Republic chromosome A18, carGib1.2-hapl.c, whole genome shotgun sequence genomic region:
- the LOC127933820 gene encoding B-cell CLL/lymphoma 9-like protein isoform X2: MHSESKLSNHGKQVTSGAQSQLPNVNQALQQGPAGNQGSKGSGSGNHGVKSNQISPSNPGLKSLNQSGGGVGGIMKTKAKRERSVSMDTGDQRESLTPVLEPDAKVEGVMRSKRRCVLERKQPYSGDEWCSGAETEEEDEKPLSATHREHVMCPSQGHPGSSTGHVSDPGGPALGSVHGPGIRTDLHPRPPQQVVYVFTTSLANSAAEAVMHGHTESILLYHQQNVPRTKLEQSSVIGKLSNLTEQISSSHSPPIGTPKSQSGTPRPASVGGAVGGHLPGTSTPSSTGHPDGETAQTHRGGGISNSNSRSAVHSLGQGNSGPLSVGVSGPEGVDMPGTIPHHGAGVSPSSSPSALSAHHQSEQGQHGGPGNTHGLSKEQLEHRERSLQTLRDIERLLLRSGAGADHEEPRGPNGNPNGTNINNNNSNDGVRGLEDGENGMGNTANCHSNNAAMPGMAPVGGMKKYEEPLQSIISQTQNLGGPGLDDSLMGPHHGMPPHSHHLSSPSGLDMGPLLGPEGVTPEQLAWRKLQEEYYQEKRRQHEMNPHQHTQHFRMMPEMGMPGGPPMLMRGPPPPYHSKPGDQQWGPGPIVGGGMGGNSRMKDMHQESPRGPRFLGQMRGPSGGGGYPESPGGVLGMEGLGPQRPPRPGMGWLDDMPPNMGGGGQFHGCYPPGGHGGPPQPFQGDLDRPITREEMFRRLHRLDLQQMSRQQQQAGLGGPRMTDNTGGPGFPNPGMGGGLPSRGDPMDFPGSRTIMGSPIGGVGSDGGPTMRDIVDSSLGGNLDMVMNMNPQGQQLLAQKLRGGPGIGRQFGEMLNPDDISRIRALQNGRGGANKGMIPGPDGPLQFPNQSFPGSQGDGSYMHQPGPDIFGPDQPGPPHMSNTSRLSHIPINSGSRGTELGARHVSDLPIGVNPMGSPAIPPSHQLKSPSLSQEPSPLMPSPSAVGLKSPSQLPQSGPTHPPLPAASGAGTPSSTSIKSPQVMGPSLGLHSPSGSPGHLKSPTMPVASPGWNASPKTTMPSPGRPPSVKVTGNGGSSSTDTGMSLPPRSSNSTPISQPSNSINPSMSFTSSSDALPSQNPLSLIMSQMSKYAMPSSTPLYHDAIKTIATSDDEMLPDRPLLPGINMSGNMVMGPNSGPQSPMGLVLQGGPQLSHDPSGPMLPSPSPMGMPGMTSAIMGGGGGPPDGIGPCNVSPMHLQNQMGGFPRMQGPLHSPIGGMGQQYPQRPEEVLPPQQMHLLSKGMSHQRPAHQPDSFPSMPMGDGPDLSEVIRPTHTGIPEFDLSRIIPADKPSSTLQYFPKSETMSQPQQNPHQSQLPPQASSAQLLKQLSSSGPSHSNVPSSNPHIANLQNMMAEQQLPLHPSHSHCGMRPGMGMPQIGSRGMGSGGGMGPICHPGHMMGRTGMSPQQQLQQQHHHQQQAMMANNLLQHPSHPPRGMLSPQQHSHNLVAQQNLMMMQAKQRGMALPGEHFGQQGALMSPQGPMMGPPHSQSGMMGPQSLRQRSMSLDSPLGYGPGSMANMPF, from the exons TAGAGGGCGTGATGCGCAGCAAACGCCGGTGTGTGCTGGAGAGAAAACAGCCATACAGTGGTGATGAATGGTGCTCAGGAGCCGAaactgaggaagaggatgagaaaCCCCTTTCTGCAACGCACc GTGAGCATGTGATGTGTCCTAGTCAAGGCCACCCTGGTTCATCCACAGGCCATGTTAGTGATCCAGGAGGTCCAGCATTAGGTTCTGTCCATGGACCTGGTATTCGCACAGATCTGCATCCTCGGCCCCCTCAGCAAGTAGTGTATGTCTTCACCACCAGCCTAGCCAACAG TGCTGCAGAAGCAGTGATGCATGGCCACACAGAATCCATCCTTTTGTATCACCAGCAGAATGTCCCTCGTACCAAGCTGGAACAG TCTTCTGTCATTGGAAAACTCTCCAACCTGACAGAGCAGATCAGCTCTAGTCACAGTCCGCCCATTGGCACACCCAAATCCCAAAGCGGTACACCCCGGCCAGCTTCTGTTGGTGGAGCAGTGGGAGGACATCTTCCAGGCACCAGTACTCCTTCTTCCACAGGCCATCCAGATGGTGAGACAGCCCAAACCCACCGAGGAGGAGGAATTTCAAACAGCAACAGCCGCTCTGCAGTTCATTCACTGGGCCAAGGAAATTCAGGCCCACTGTCTGTGGGAGTTTCAGGACCAGAAGGAGTGGACATGCCAGGTACGATTCCTCACCATGGTGCAGGTGTGTCTCCATCGTCTAGTCCCTCTGCATTATCTGCACACCATCAGAGTGAACAGGGCCAGCATGGAGGGCCAGGAAACACACATGGCCTCTCTAAAGAGCAGCTGGAACATCGTGAACGCTCTTTACAGACTCTTCGAGACATTGAGAGGTTGCTTCTTCGTAGTGGAGCCGGTGCAGACCATGAGGAACCAAGAGGTCCTAATGGCAATCCTAATGGCACTAATatcaacaacaataatagtaatgatGGAGTCAGAGGTTTGGAAGATGGTGAAAATGGTATGGGGAATACTGCTAATTGCCATAGCAACAATGCCGCTATGCCTGGTATGGCCCCTGTTGGTGGAATGAAAAAGTATGAGGAGCCGTTACAGTCTATCATCTCACAGACACAGAATCTTGGTGGGCCTGGTTTGGATGACTCACTGATGGGCCCACACCATGGTATGCCACCACATTCCCACCACCTCTCCTCACCCTCAGGGTTAGACATGGGGCCACTTCTGGGACCCGAAGGTGTAACACCAGAGCAACTAGCTTGGAGGAAGCTACAAGAAGAGTACTACCAGGAGAAAAGGCGGCAACATGAGATGAACCCCCACCAGCATACCCAGCATTTCCGCATGATGCCTGAGATGGGCATGCCTGGGGGGCCTCCAATGCTGATGAGAGGACCCCCACCACCATATCATAGTAAACCTGGTGATCAACAGTGGGGGCCAGGGCCAATAGTAGGGGGTGGAATGGGAGGAAATTCACGAATGAAGGACATGCATCAGGAAAGTCCTCGAGGGCCAAGATTTCTTGGACAGATGCGAGGTCCTTCAGGGGGTGGGGGTTACCCAGAAAGTCCTGGAGGAGTTTTAGGTATGGAGGGGTTGGGGCCTCAAAGACCTCCAAGGCCAGGCATGGGTTGGTTAGATGATATGCCTCCAAACATGGGTGGTGGAGGCCAATTTCATGGGTGCTATCCTCCAGGGGGACATGGGGGACCTCCCCAGCCCTTTCAGGGTGATTTGGATCGCCCCATAACACGAGAAGAGATGTTCCGCAGACTCCATAGATTGGACTTGCAGCAAATGTCCAGACAGCAGCAGCAGGCAGGGCTTGGAGGTCCTAGAATGACGGATAACACTGGGGGACCTGGCTTCCCCAATCCTGGAATGGGAGGAGGCCTGCCCTCCCGTGGTGATCCAATGGACTTTCCTGGTTCTCGGACTATAATGGGCTCTCCTATTGGTGGAGTAGGCAGTGATGGTGGCCCCACAATGAGAGACATAGTTGACTCTTCTTTAGGGGGTAACCTGGATATGGTCATGAATATGAATCCACAGGGACAGCAGTTGTTGGCTCAGAAGTTGAGGGGGGGTCCTGGAATCGGTAGACAATTTGGGGAGATGTTGAACCCTGATGACATCTCCCGCATTAGGGCTTTACAAAATGGCCGGGGTGGTGCTAACAAAGGAATGATCCCTGGCCCAGATGGACCTCTTCAGTTCCCCAACCAGAGCTTTCCTGGTAGTCAAGGTGATGGCTCATATATGCATCAGCCAGGTCCTGATATATTTGGACCAGACCAGCCAGGTCCTCCCCACATGAGCAACACCTCAAGACTTAGTCACATTCCCATCAACAGTGGCTCAAGGGGTACTGAACTTGGTGCCCGACATGTTTCCGACCTGCCCATTGGTGTTAACCCAATGGGTTCCCCAGCTATACCCCCATCTCACCAGCTCAAATCACCCTCACTTAGTCAGGAGCCATCACCCCTCATGCCTTCACCTTCTGCAGTAGGCCTGAAATCCCCCAGCCAACTACCACAGAGTGGTCCAACTCACCCTCCTCTACCAGCAGCCTCTGGGGCTGGAACACCCTCTTCAACCTCTATCAAGTCCCCCCAGGTAATGGGCCCTTCTCTTGGTCTTCACTCACCATCTGGCTCCCCTGGACACCTTAAATCTCCAACTATGCCTGTTGCTTCACCTGGCTGGAATGCTTCACCCAAGACTACTATGCCTAGCCCTGGAAGGCCTCCTAGTGTCAAGGTCACAGGCAATGGAGGGAGCAGCTCCACTGATACAG GCATGTCCCTGCCACCTAGGAGTTCCAACTCAACGCCCATCAGTCAGCCTTCCAACTCTATCAATCCTAGCATGTCTTTCACATCCTCATCAGATGCCCTTCCCTCCCAGAATCCTTTATCCCTTATAATGTCTCAGATGTCAAAGTATGCCATGCCTAGCTCCACTCCACTTTACCATGATGCCATCAAGACAATCGCCACATCAGATGATGAGATGCTACCCGACAGACCCCTCCTTCCTGGAATCAACATGTCAG GCAACATGGTAATGGGACCTAACAGTGGTCCACAAAGTCCAATGGGATTGGTTCTTCAAGGAGGCCCACAGCTATCCCACGATCCTTCTGGACCTATGCTCCCATCCCCTAGCCCTATGGGAATGCCAGGAATGACCTCAGCAATAATGGGAGGTGGAGGGGGACCTCCAGATGGAATAGGGCCCTGTAATGTTTCCCCAATGCATCTCCAAAACCAGATGGGAGGATTCCCTCGCATGCAGGGACCTCTTCACTCCCCTATTGGTGGAATGGGGCAGCAGTACCCCCAGCGCCCTGAAGAGGTCTTACCACCCCAACAGATGCACCTTCTTAGCAAAGGCATGTCTCACCAGCGGCCTGCTCATCAACCAGACTCTTTTCCATCCATGCCCATGGGTGATGGTCCAGACCTGAGTGAGGTCATCAGGCCAACACATACAGGCATTCCCGAGTTCGATCTTTCACGTATCATTCCTGCAGACAAGCCCAGTAGCACCCTGCAGTACTTCCCTAAAAGTGAAACCATGTCCCAGCCACAGCAAAATCCTCACCAGAGCCAGCTGCCTCCACAGGCTTCTTCTGCTCAACTGCTCAAACAGCTCTCCTCATCTGGACCTTCCCATAGCAACGTCCCCTCCTCCAACCCCCATATTGCTAACCTACAGAACATGATGGCTGAGCAACAGCTACCCCTACACCCTTCACATTCACATTGTGGGATGCGTCCTGGTATGGGCATGCCTCAGATCGGCTCCAGGGGCATGGGATCAGGAGGTGGGATGGGGCCTATATGCCATCCAGGACACATGATGGGCAGGACAGGCATGTCTCCACAACAACAGCTCCAGCAACAGCATCACCATCAGCAGCAGGCCATGATGGCCAATAACCTCTTACAACACCCATCCCACCCTCCTCGTGGCATGCTTTCTCCACAGCAGCATTCTCATAATCTTGTAGCCCAGCAGAATCTAATGATGATGCAGGCTAAGCAGCGAGGAATGGCTCTTCCTGGGGAGCACTTTGGCCAGCAGGGCGCCCTTATGTCCCCTCAGGGGCCTATGATGGGACCTCCACATTCACAGTCGGGCATGATGGGTCCCCAGAGTCTTAGACAACGGAGCATGTCACTGGATAGCCCATTGGGCTACGGGCCTGGAAGTATGGCCAACATGCCCTTTTAA
- the LOC127933820 gene encoding B-cell CLL/lymphoma 9-like protein isoform X1, whose translation MHSESKLSNHGKQVTSGAQSQLPNVNQALQQGPAGNQGSKGSGSGNHGVKSNQISPSNPGLKSLNQSGGGVGGIMKTKAKRERSVSMDTGDQRESLTPVLEPDAKVEGVMRSKRRCVLERKQPYSGDEWCSGAETEEEDEKPLSATHREHVMCPSQGHPGSSTGHVSDPGGPALGSVHGPGIRTDLHPRPPQQVVYVFTTSLANSAAEAVMHGHTESILLYHQQNVPRTKLEQSSVIGKLSNLTEQISSSHSPPIGTPKSQSGTPRPASVGGAVGGHLPGTSTPSSTGHPDGETAQTHRGGGISNSNSRSAVHSLGQGNSGPLSVGVSGPEGVDMPGTIPHHGAGVSPSSSPSALSAHHQSEQGQHGGPGNTHGLSKEQLEHRERSLQTLRDIERLLLRSGAGADHEEPRGPNGNPNGTNINNNNSNDGVRGLEDGENGMGNTANCHSNNAAMPGMAPVGGMKKYEEPLQSIISQTQNLGGPGLDDSLMGPHHGMPPHSHHLSSPSGLDMGPLLGPEGVTPEQLAWRKLQEEYYQEKRRQHEMNPHQHTQHFRMMPEMGMPGGPPMLMRGPPPPYHSKPGDQQWGPGPIVGGGMGGNSRMKDMHQESPRGPRFLGQMRGPSGGGGYPESPGGVLGMEGLGPQRPPRPGMGWLDDMPPNMGGGGQFHGCYPPGGHGGPPQPFQGDLDRPITREEMFRRLHRLDLQQMSRQQQQAGLGGPRMTDNTGGPGFPNPGMGGGLPSRGDPMDFPGSRTIMGSPIGGVGSDGGPTMRDIVDSSLGGNLDMVMNMNPQGQQLLAQKLRGGPGIGRQFGEMLNPDDISRIRALQNGRGGANKGMIPGPDGPLQFPNQSFPGSQGDGSYMHQPGPDIFGPDQPGPPHMSNTSRLSHIPINSGSRGTELGARHVSDLPIGVNPMGSPAIPPSHQLKSPSLSQEPSPLMPSPSAVGLKSPSQLPQSGPTHPPLPAASGAGTPSSTSIKSPQVMGPSLGLHSPSGSPGHLKSPTMPVASPGWNASPKTTMPSPGRPPSVKVTGNGGSSSTDTGMSLPPRSSNSTPISQPSNSINPSMSFTSSSDALPSQNPLSLIMSQMSKYAMPSSTPLYHDAIKTIATSDDEMLPDRPLLPGINMSVGNMVMGPNSGPQSPMGLVLQGGPQLSHDPSGPMLPSPSPMGMPGMTSAIMGGGGGPPDGIGPCNVSPMHLQNQMGGFPRMQGPLHSPIGGMGQQYPQRPEEVLPPQQMHLLSKGMSHQRPAHQPDSFPSMPMGDGPDLSEVIRPTHTGIPEFDLSRIIPADKPSSTLQYFPKSETMSQPQQNPHQSQLPPQASSAQLLKQLSSSGPSHSNVPSSNPHIANLQNMMAEQQLPLHPSHSHCGMRPGMGMPQIGSRGMGSGGGMGPICHPGHMMGRTGMSPQQQLQQQHHHQQQAMMANNLLQHPSHPPRGMLSPQQHSHNLVAQQNLMMMQAKQRGMALPGEHFGQQGALMSPQGPMMGPPHSQSGMMGPQSLRQRSMSLDSPLGYGPGSMANMPF comes from the exons TAGAGGGCGTGATGCGCAGCAAACGCCGGTGTGTGCTGGAGAGAAAACAGCCATACAGTGGTGATGAATGGTGCTCAGGAGCCGAaactgaggaagaggatgagaaaCCCCTTTCTGCAACGCACc GTGAGCATGTGATGTGTCCTAGTCAAGGCCACCCTGGTTCATCCACAGGCCATGTTAGTGATCCAGGAGGTCCAGCATTAGGTTCTGTCCATGGACCTGGTATTCGCACAGATCTGCATCCTCGGCCCCCTCAGCAAGTAGTGTATGTCTTCACCACCAGCCTAGCCAACAG TGCTGCAGAAGCAGTGATGCATGGCCACACAGAATCCATCCTTTTGTATCACCAGCAGAATGTCCCTCGTACCAAGCTGGAACAG TCTTCTGTCATTGGAAAACTCTCCAACCTGACAGAGCAGATCAGCTCTAGTCACAGTCCGCCCATTGGCACACCCAAATCCCAAAGCGGTACACCCCGGCCAGCTTCTGTTGGTGGAGCAGTGGGAGGACATCTTCCAGGCACCAGTACTCCTTCTTCCACAGGCCATCCAGATGGTGAGACAGCCCAAACCCACCGAGGAGGAGGAATTTCAAACAGCAACAGCCGCTCTGCAGTTCATTCACTGGGCCAAGGAAATTCAGGCCCACTGTCTGTGGGAGTTTCAGGACCAGAAGGAGTGGACATGCCAGGTACGATTCCTCACCATGGTGCAGGTGTGTCTCCATCGTCTAGTCCCTCTGCATTATCTGCACACCATCAGAGTGAACAGGGCCAGCATGGAGGGCCAGGAAACACACATGGCCTCTCTAAAGAGCAGCTGGAACATCGTGAACGCTCTTTACAGACTCTTCGAGACATTGAGAGGTTGCTTCTTCGTAGTGGAGCCGGTGCAGACCATGAGGAACCAAGAGGTCCTAATGGCAATCCTAATGGCACTAATatcaacaacaataatagtaatgatGGAGTCAGAGGTTTGGAAGATGGTGAAAATGGTATGGGGAATACTGCTAATTGCCATAGCAACAATGCCGCTATGCCTGGTATGGCCCCTGTTGGTGGAATGAAAAAGTATGAGGAGCCGTTACAGTCTATCATCTCACAGACACAGAATCTTGGTGGGCCTGGTTTGGATGACTCACTGATGGGCCCACACCATGGTATGCCACCACATTCCCACCACCTCTCCTCACCCTCAGGGTTAGACATGGGGCCACTTCTGGGACCCGAAGGTGTAACACCAGAGCAACTAGCTTGGAGGAAGCTACAAGAAGAGTACTACCAGGAGAAAAGGCGGCAACATGAGATGAACCCCCACCAGCATACCCAGCATTTCCGCATGATGCCTGAGATGGGCATGCCTGGGGGGCCTCCAATGCTGATGAGAGGACCCCCACCACCATATCATAGTAAACCTGGTGATCAACAGTGGGGGCCAGGGCCAATAGTAGGGGGTGGAATGGGAGGAAATTCACGAATGAAGGACATGCATCAGGAAAGTCCTCGAGGGCCAAGATTTCTTGGACAGATGCGAGGTCCTTCAGGGGGTGGGGGTTACCCAGAAAGTCCTGGAGGAGTTTTAGGTATGGAGGGGTTGGGGCCTCAAAGACCTCCAAGGCCAGGCATGGGTTGGTTAGATGATATGCCTCCAAACATGGGTGGTGGAGGCCAATTTCATGGGTGCTATCCTCCAGGGGGACATGGGGGACCTCCCCAGCCCTTTCAGGGTGATTTGGATCGCCCCATAACACGAGAAGAGATGTTCCGCAGACTCCATAGATTGGACTTGCAGCAAATGTCCAGACAGCAGCAGCAGGCAGGGCTTGGAGGTCCTAGAATGACGGATAACACTGGGGGACCTGGCTTCCCCAATCCTGGAATGGGAGGAGGCCTGCCCTCCCGTGGTGATCCAATGGACTTTCCTGGTTCTCGGACTATAATGGGCTCTCCTATTGGTGGAGTAGGCAGTGATGGTGGCCCCACAATGAGAGACATAGTTGACTCTTCTTTAGGGGGTAACCTGGATATGGTCATGAATATGAATCCACAGGGACAGCAGTTGTTGGCTCAGAAGTTGAGGGGGGGTCCTGGAATCGGTAGACAATTTGGGGAGATGTTGAACCCTGATGACATCTCCCGCATTAGGGCTTTACAAAATGGCCGGGGTGGTGCTAACAAAGGAATGATCCCTGGCCCAGATGGACCTCTTCAGTTCCCCAACCAGAGCTTTCCTGGTAGTCAAGGTGATGGCTCATATATGCATCAGCCAGGTCCTGATATATTTGGACCAGACCAGCCAGGTCCTCCCCACATGAGCAACACCTCAAGACTTAGTCACATTCCCATCAACAGTGGCTCAAGGGGTACTGAACTTGGTGCCCGACATGTTTCCGACCTGCCCATTGGTGTTAACCCAATGGGTTCCCCAGCTATACCCCCATCTCACCAGCTCAAATCACCCTCACTTAGTCAGGAGCCATCACCCCTCATGCCTTCACCTTCTGCAGTAGGCCTGAAATCCCCCAGCCAACTACCACAGAGTGGTCCAACTCACCCTCCTCTACCAGCAGCCTCTGGGGCTGGAACACCCTCTTCAACCTCTATCAAGTCCCCCCAGGTAATGGGCCCTTCTCTTGGTCTTCACTCACCATCTGGCTCCCCTGGACACCTTAAATCTCCAACTATGCCTGTTGCTTCACCTGGCTGGAATGCTTCACCCAAGACTACTATGCCTAGCCCTGGAAGGCCTCCTAGTGTCAAGGTCACAGGCAATGGAGGGAGCAGCTCCACTGATACAG GCATGTCCCTGCCACCTAGGAGTTCCAACTCAACGCCCATCAGTCAGCCTTCCAACTCTATCAATCCTAGCATGTCTTTCACATCCTCATCAGATGCCCTTCCCTCCCAGAATCCTTTATCCCTTATAATGTCTCAGATGTCAAAGTATGCCATGCCTAGCTCCACTCCACTTTACCATGATGCCATCAAGACAATCGCCACATCAGATGATGAGATGCTACCCGACAGACCCCTCCTTCCTGGAATCAACATGTCAG TAGGCAACATGGTAATGGGACCTAACAGTGGTCCACAAAGTCCAATGGGATTGGTTCTTCAAGGAGGCCCACAGCTATCCCACGATCCTTCTGGACCTATGCTCCCATCCCCTAGCCCTATGGGAATGCCAGGAATGACCTCAGCAATAATGGGAGGTGGAGGGGGACCTCCAGATGGAATAGGGCCCTGTAATGTTTCCCCAATGCATCTCCAAAACCAGATGGGAGGATTCCCTCGCATGCAGGGACCTCTTCACTCCCCTATTGGTGGAATGGGGCAGCAGTACCCCCAGCGCCCTGAAGAGGTCTTACCACCCCAACAGATGCACCTTCTTAGCAAAGGCATGTCTCACCAGCGGCCTGCTCATCAACCAGACTCTTTTCCATCCATGCCCATGGGTGATGGTCCAGACCTGAGTGAGGTCATCAGGCCAACACATACAGGCATTCCCGAGTTCGATCTTTCACGTATCATTCCTGCAGACAAGCCCAGTAGCACCCTGCAGTACTTCCCTAAAAGTGAAACCATGTCCCAGCCACAGCAAAATCCTCACCAGAGCCAGCTGCCTCCACAGGCTTCTTCTGCTCAACTGCTCAAACAGCTCTCCTCATCTGGACCTTCCCATAGCAACGTCCCCTCCTCCAACCCCCATATTGCTAACCTACAGAACATGATGGCTGAGCAACAGCTACCCCTACACCCTTCACATTCACATTGTGGGATGCGTCCTGGTATGGGCATGCCTCAGATCGGCTCCAGGGGCATGGGATCAGGAGGTGGGATGGGGCCTATATGCCATCCAGGACACATGATGGGCAGGACAGGCATGTCTCCACAACAACAGCTCCAGCAACAGCATCACCATCAGCAGCAGGCCATGATGGCCAATAACCTCTTACAACACCCATCCCACCCTCCTCGTGGCATGCTTTCTCCACAGCAGCATTCTCATAATCTTGTAGCCCAGCAGAATCTAATGATGATGCAGGCTAAGCAGCGAGGAATGGCTCTTCCTGGGGAGCACTTTGGCCAGCAGGGCGCCCTTATGTCCCCTCAGGGGCCTATGATGGGACCTCCACATTCACAGTCGGGCATGATGGGTCCCCAGAGTCTTAGACAACGGAGCATGTCACTGGATAGCCCATTGGGCTACGGGCCTGGAAGTATGGCCAACATGCCCTTTTAA